Genomic DNA from Prunus persica cultivar Lovell chromosome G1, Prunus_persica_NCBIv2, whole genome shotgun sequence:
GCTTGGCAGCTAGACCTAGAATGCATATCATCGGTGGTTTCGCTTACGTTTGAGTAATTGTGTAGTTgtgttaattatttaaatgGCCATTGGCAATTTGGCAACATCGCCCCTGTTGTATTCTACATCatagaaaacaaatattagAATTTCGTTGATTGGCAACCACCACGGACATTGGCAATAACTATCTACCTCGTAAATTAGTGATTCATTTGTTGTTGCGTCACATCAGTTGTCATATGAATGTGATGAATCCCCCCAATTTTTATGCCATATGTAACAATTCgttaaattaatgaaaatttgtCATGAAAATGTCACgaccatatatacatatataaacctCACCATGGTTCTGTTTGTGTATTTGTGTTACATGAATTTTTGATTTCTAAAAGTCATTCATTATTGATTGGTGCCACTGGAAAGCCTTGGCTATAACATACATAACAAGTCGATGTTAAAGGTATTATCATCAGAGTCatgtttaattaaataatgttaATGGGGACGTGATTTAACATGTTAAATGTGGACAGTTGTTGTTTTAAGAAATGCTTTTATATTTGTGGtatttgttttgtatattAAATTCTTAATTGACATGTCCTATTGTATTATTGTGTCACTCATAACACAATTCGAAAGGCAGGAATTGGTAGTTTTATTTGATACCTTAAGACTCTATTTGATTAACGGAAcggatttgaggggaaatcacttttcatgtcatttttcatgtttggtaatCCTGTGAAAGTAACCGATAAATAacactttatttcatttcacatgtttggtttgtgtaggaatgtaaaacaaagtttgtttaaaaatttcaataccaatatgaaatcaaattttaaaaaaaaacacatttaatgctatattgtaattctaaattattaataGGAGAGAATatgatcatgaaaaatgtgtacTTAATGTTGGCTTATTTTCCTAAACTTTTTCAtgagaaggaaaacaaaacccatgaGAGGAGAATGGCTTCATTTTTCTCCCTACTTTCCCATATGCAAGGAATTTCTCATTCTtgaacttaccaaacatgagaaagcaatttattttctatctTCAAACCTTCAttttcatgaaccaaacgaACCTACTAATCATGACTcatctcaaaatcaaatactCAACCCACCCACCCACAGTACCCAAAGTCAGACTGACAGCCCACTCAGTTTTAAACCCGCCCCTCAGCCCACttagtttggtttggtgggatATACAAGTAGCCCACAAAAGCACACACACAGATAGAATCATTGCATATAGCTAAAGGTATGTACAATACGAAACCATTTGAGAGCGGAATTGTCGCGGAAAAGATGGAACTCATGGAATGCGACAAATCTAGAATAAGGTTGGGGAGGCAATCCTCACTTTTCAAAAATTCCCTCACAAAATATATGTACtttatatacaaacaatattttactttaatgtATTATAAATCACAAAAGAGAGAATTCAAATTCGGGTATCGATTGAAAAATACATCCGTTCTAATCAACTTAGTTAAGTCCATATTTGCTATTCATTAAGAGTTATTCATGCCAAAAATCATATGAATCAAAGGTTATTTGAAAATCTataatatgcaaaagaaaatgcaCTTCATTACATAACACTAAATGAGAATGTGGGATAGTTAAATGACCAAACAATGTCCAATTAATCcgattttttgtataaataatCTTTGAAGGAAAGCCTTAAAATTACACAATTTGGATGATTGATTTACTTtacataattataatatttttatttaaaacaaaacaaagacatTCTTTACTACAGAAAGCGTTTTACTAGGTTTTGAAATGAAGAATATTAAACAAGAGGTAAGTCGATGACATAACAGTGATTTGTCTCTATATTTGGGCACGATAGAATTATTTGTCTCTAATGTTTTTAATTGCAGAAAACAACAAACCATAGGTCACGGATACACAGAGAGTTCAACACAACTCCAAGCATCCATAAATACAAGGCAACAACTAGCAAACAAGGCACaagtaattattttaaataacaCGGTGGATTAGTTTAGAAGAGACAGGCCTGTTAATTAGTGGAATAATTAAGCATATTAATATCAGTTGAGTGTGTAGCAGAGCTGAGGGCGGCGGTTGGGTTGGGTGACTGTCGGAATTTATTTATACCcttcaaatcaaaattaataattataatttgtaattaatttcgttttaattaataaatataatgaAGCAACGTGGGTTTTGTCCCATCTCTAAGTGCTATTGCAAGTTGCAAGGGAAATTTCGTCTGGTAGTAGGAACGCGCGAAAAAACAGaagggaaaaaggaaaaaggctTGTATAATGTTGTGTTGGCTTGCATGGCTGCCAGcctaagaaaaagaaagccaCTGTATATTTAATGGAAGATGCAGACGTAGTCAAACGTATATTGGGGCTTTCAACAATCGTCTGGTTTGTGTTGGGTCCCACCTCATTCCATCGGTTTCAGTGCAAGACTGAACCCGGATGAGGAGAGAGCCATGGCCATCCTCCTCCTGCTACTCTGCAATTTCCGAATTTTGGGTTTCCGGCTTCCCAAGTTCCGATCATCATACTCTACTATTCTCTCACGTGAGGCCTGCTGTGCTCTACTATTTGACAAGGTCCTTTTCAtttcgttttatttatttaatatttccacacccaaaataaataaaacacttTAATCACTTCAAAATTTGACAAACCCTTTCCCATTTATGGACAGCCACTAAGCCCTCCTTCCTCAGCATCACACCAGCAAGGCCATTTTAAGTCTGTTCACCCAAAATAACAAACAAatcttctttaattaattaaaaatatcttATATCTGTAAAGTAAGTGGTAAGTTTGCGTTAAGTCTCAATCCCTGATTTAACTCCCCAAATCAGtactatttaattaattaattaattcgtTAACTACCGAACCACCACTACTGAAATAAGTCGACTCACTCGACCCCAAGTCCAAATCTGGACCAGCATTCACTTTCCTTCTATTCTATTATTCATTCGTCTTCCCCGCTAATCTCGCCTTCCAATCTCcgccttttcttctttctttcttctttttttttacctcCAATTTCATCAGTGTCAATCAGTCATGTCCTAAACACTCATCCCACTCCCtccaaaaaacagaaaaaagaaaaaaagaaaagaaaagaatgagcctcgtcttcttcctcctctccctctctctcttcatctcctcctcctcctcctctgccTCACCTTATCCCTACGGTAACAACCTCCACCCTCCACACTCCACAACCATTACGcgcattctttctctctctctctctctgaccaACTACTTTAACCAACTCTGTAACTGTCACTAACTctacttcttctttctttcacaGGAGGACTCTCCTACCACATAGACTGCGGTGGCCCCACCGACTCCGTCGACCCATTCAACACCGCGTGGCTCTCCGACCGCTTCTTCACTGGCGGCGCCACCTCCGTCGTCTCCGAGCCCCTCCAGTTCCGCCACCCCCAGGAGAAGACCCTCCGCTACTTCCCCCTCTCCGCCGGCAAGAAGAATTGCTACATCATCCCCAATTTGCCCTCCGGCCGCTACTACATCCGCACCTTCACCGTCTACGACAACTACGACGGCAAGTCCCACTCCCCCTCCTTCGACGTCTCCGTCGAGGGCACTTTGGTCTTTTCCTGGCGCTCCCCTTGGCCCGAGGACCTCGCCCGCACCGGCGCTTACTCCGATCTCTTCGCATTCGTCTCCGACTCCCAGGCCGATGTCTGCTTCTACAGCATTGCCACCGACCCTCCCGTCATCGGATCTCTCCAGCTCATCCGGGTCGACCCCGCCTCCTACGACGCTGTTTCTATCGGCCAAAACTACATTCTCGTCAACTACGGCCGCTTCACCTGCGGCTCCGATCAGTTCGGCCCCGGCTTCAGCAACGACACCGATCTCTTCGGCCGCTCCTGGCAAAACGACAAGGACGTCCGATCCACCGACGACGATTCCACGGTCCGATCGCTGTCCACAAGAAACACCATTGCCAACACGGACCACAGCCCTAACTATTTCCCGATGAAATTGTACCAGACGGCGACGTTGGTCGACGGCAAAGGACTGGTGTACGAATTGCAGGTGGACGCGAAGCTCGATTACTTGTTGTGGTTCCATTTCGCAGAGATCGATTCGAGCGTGACCAAGTCGGGGCAGAGAGTGTTCGATATACTCATCAACGGCAAGAATGTTAATCGAATTGACATATTCAAGGAGGTCGGGAACTTCGCGGCTTATTCATGGAGATACACTGTCAAGAATTTGAGCAGCACGGTGCTGAGCGTGAAGCTTCAGAGTGTGGCGGGTGCGGCGTTGATCAGTGGGCTTGAGAACTACGCTCTGGTTCCGGCTGATGTTGCGACGGTTCCAGAACAAGGTATAATTAATcccaatttattatttaattgtttGATTAATGATGAAAGCCTTGAAGGATTATGATTGGTTTGCAGTGGTTGCTATGAGAGCATTGAAGGATTCACTTCGCATTCCTGATAGAATGGGGTGGAATGGTGATCCTTGTGCTCCTACGAATTGGGATGCTTGGGAGGGAGTTACATGCCATCTGAATAAGAATGAAACCGCCCTCGTCATATCTCGAATGTAAGAAATATATTCTCttaatctttgttttcttttcaatttcaaacctTAACCCGATGCAAATCACTGGCCAATGCATTACACATTCAAGTAATTATATCACGTATTTCAGTGATCTTGGAAGTCAAGGCTTGAAAGGGTTTATCAGTGACCAGATTAGTCTCTTGTCAAACTTGGCAAGCCTGTAAGTATCAACTGCAAAACTACTTTTTGGTGGATATCCTTTACAGCTTCAGCTTatactgtttttgttttttaaatataaatatacaggAACTTAAGCTCTAATTCTTTGGGGGGCACATTACCATCTGGTCTAGGCCAAAAATCTCTCAACAAGCTGTAAGTCCCACTCATGTTGCTGCCATGTCAGTAGAAATACTTATTGATCTTTGTTGTGAAAGATAAATTCTATTTTGATGTTCTTGTGTAACTGAAAACTGTTCCTTAAGGGAACATCTCCTGGCTGAGCATCTATTTTGATTCAGTTGAGCATAATCTtacttttattgttttcttataTCCCTTCCCTGTGTGACTTGAAAAAACTGTATTCCATTGTTCGTATgcattatttttctattttacaaTTCAAGAAGTAACGTGGattgtgtttttcttctgCTTCACTGATGAAACAAGTTTACCAAGCAGTTTGGAATCCTTTCTTCAAAAGCAATTTTCTTGGCCCCTTTCTTACTCTTCTTCTAAATAACATTTCTCTGTCATCAATTCACTTAGGAGTTGCATCTGTTTGAAGattataatatttgttttggttgtCATATCAGTTTCGAtgtgtatatttattattagCCTTCTTCATGGTAGCTTCAGTGTGATAAACAAACCTGCGAAATCTTCTGCTGAACTCTTTTCTGGAAAAGTTcctccttttcctttctcacAAAAACTCTGTTATATTTAAGTTTTGCAAAGTGATAGCACGCCTGTTAATTTCGTATGTTAACATTTTCTGatgtttgcttttatttttctagtcGTTTATGTGCTTCcgagttattatttatttttagtacaCTGCTATTTTGTAGGGATTTGTCAGACAATCAATTTTCCGGGTCTATACCACAGAGTTTAGCCACTTCAAATCTTCAGCTTGTGTAAGTAGTTTCCTTGTATATTTGTGTCCATCATTTGGTGATAATGGAGCTTTGTTCCATTGTGCTTTTCGCAATCAATAGGCATTCTTCTACTGAAATGTTACCAACACTCAAGCCAAGTATGTTAAATATATGTTGTTGAGTAAAACACACTACACTCCACACAGTAAGTTCTTGTTAATCTGCGAGGGACAAATGCATTAGTTTGGAAAGGTGTCAATACTTTCTTACTAGCCTTGTCGTTTGTGGATGTTTTATAGGAATTCTTAAGCTAATATTTTATCATTCATATATAAAGTATGTAATTTCCATTAACTAACAATGTGAAAGAAGCATTGCCTGGATTAGCCTGACGCTTTCCATGTGTTTATTTCTATATTGTTAATGCACATTCTCTGTTCACAGGCTAATGAATAATAACTTATTGGAAGGCCAAGTACCAGAGGAGTTGTATTCGATTGGTGTGCATGGTGGATCTATTGAGTATGtcgtaatttaattttatattattagttTCTCCTTTTGACATatgatttcaaattttgatgaaGCTCTAAGTTCTCTCTATACTTGTATGTATGCTTGTTGGTTTGGTAAGGTTTAAAATgtaatatgtatgtatatattgtTTTACCAGCAAACTTATATGAAACCTGCTGTATTACTTTGAAAAAGACACTGAATACTGTCCAAATTTTGCTATTGGTATTAAAACATTTTTGGTTCCTGTGGCTGTACTTCAAAACATGGGCTATAGCCTggcattcttttttattttgttggccATTGGGTTGGCTGGCCTTGGGGGTTCAGATTTGTAATCTATTAGGAGATGAACCAAAGACCTCTTTCTTGAAAGAGGGATGATGAGTTGTGTTACAAACCTTGTCTAGGAGTTACATCAGTTCGCAAGAACCTATTAATGTTTATCACATGCGTTGCATttactttctttgtttctgttgGTTAAGATTAATCTGGAATGTAGGTTTTTGTTGCATGTTTAACCAATGAGCTACTGTGTTTCTTTGACAGTCTCTACGGTAACAAAGGTTTATGTGGGGTACCATCTTTGCCTGATTGCCCTCTATTTTGGGAAAATGGTGGCTTATCTAAGAAGGGTAAAATTGCAATAGCCGTATCATGTGTTTTTGGTTTCTGTCTGCTGCTGTTGGTGTTATACATAATCTGCATCCGAAGGCGTAGGAATGATTATGACTTTGGCCTACCTCAAGACTTAATGTGTGAGTATGAAATAAGTTCAATCTTATTTAGATTTTGTTATTTAGTTGCATTCTTAAACTATTTTAGCATTTGGTTTCCTTGTGACAGCCAGAAATACTTTTTTATTCATGTGGGAATTCTTAGACATTATTGGCTAATCAGATAGTTGGATATaatgctttaattttttgaaattcttCTACTGACAGGttctttctcttgttttgtttttttttaaattaatggcTTTTCTTCCAGCACTTGCTGCTAAGAGAAACAGATATCAGAGACAGAAGTCCTTGATGCTTCTTGAAATGGAGAGCCAACATGCCAAGGCATTAACACCTTTTACTCCCCGGTAACGAAGTGTTTTCTCGAAGAAGAAAGTAGCAAACTTAACACTCACTTACCAAGAAGACGTACAATGAGGAACTTGATAGTGTTTTGTACAAAGTTCTCGATTATGATGTGGACAGCAGCACCCCTGCTTCTGAAGTCGGCTTCATGGTTTTTGCATTTTGGAACAATTGTTCAGGCATGAAGTCTTCCGGAAGCCAGTCCGCAGAATACAATGGATCAAAAATTTTGACTGACGAAACGAAATGCATAAGGCCCCAGCCATCTTATACCAAAGTCTCAGCATTTGTTGGATATATTGATGTAAATTTATAGTTGAGTGCGTGAAATGGAACTCACAATTCTACCAACTGGTCGCTGTTTCATTGTTACTGATTTCTGGTCTAATTTTCCCCTCCCACACTAAATCTACATGCACTGACTGATCTTTAGTCAGATTAGTATTTGCCTGCAGAAATGTGTAATTTTTGTAGTGGATTTTCATAACGCTAATTTAAGCAACTGGCAGGCTTGTTCTTTCTGATGAATAATTGAGGTAAACCCCTGAAAATATagtcttccttttttcttatttttcactAAGATACGCTTTTCTACCGTTTGTTATTATCTGCTGCGGTTGTGAACTGAGTTTCAACCTTGATACGCAATTAGCAGTGTCTTCTGGTGGATTTTCCTCTAGTACAGTTCCAATCCAATTATCCACGAGAGGAAAAAGTTTTCATATGTGCCTAATAATGAGAAAGTAAGAGCTCaactatttttgtttattaggGACATAAAATATTGTTGCTTAGCGTGATAGAATTTTCACCTGTGTTTGGTAGAaaaagttataaataaaaaaaatttaatcattataataatttataaaattgaaaaaataagtatCCAGTCATATATTTTGAATCAACTAATCAACATACAAAGCAGCAGGTAATGGAATTCTTAACCTGATGACCTCCCAAAGTGTGAGATTAGATTAGCTGCCATTTTGACAAAGATATTGCAAAAGTCATCATTTCATCACTGGAAACCACAAATTAAAACTTGCAAATTACAAATTAGGCAGCCCgtttggaagagagagagagagagagacccggGCGCTGTAAAACAAAGACCACATGACCTgatctcatctctctctacaGCTAGCTCATTCTTCATGTCAACGTTCCAAATTTGAATGGATATTTATTTAGACTTTGATTTAGAATAGCAGCAAAACCAGCAACCAAAACCaacacaaattatatatatcttcTCATCCAGAGACCTATAGTGTCTGAATAAAAAGGAATCTCTCATGCTTTCACACATGACTTGTTGCAAATtgtcaaaaattaaagttaattAATTGAGCTGATCACGATTATCAACTCGCTGGGATGGGATTAATTGCTATTAAACAAGTCCTTAAGCATTGCATGCAGTCCTTAAATTATGCTTATCAACAATAATCCACGTTGGCCTGTCTCTTTCAGTTTGAGCGGACTTTGAGTCATGGGTCTTTGCTTCTTGGACTGCTTCTCTGCTTGTTCAAAAGAATATGATGCATCATCATGTCATGTCTTCAAATAATCTCAATTTCCAATCATTAATTAATACAACTATTCAAGTACTAATAAGACCAAATGACTTTGATTATGGTTAATCCCGCCACAATCAGTTTGATGGTTAAGCAAACACTTATCACTTAATATCTGATTAGGCCAATTCAATTCATCAGAATGAAGTGAGAAAACCCAAGTTTCTCTATCAAGCAACACTAACCATGTGTTAATTATTTGCACTTCACTTATCGTTAATTAGTAGGGTTTGCAATTTGCAGCCTACGACTTTGTCAACAAGCAGACttgggagggagggagggagagagagagagagagagagagagagagagagagatcaagtGGCCCAACTTGGTCAGGTCAGGTTtgattgaaaacaaatgaTCAAAtgggatggtggtggtggtggtggtggtggcggcatCAACCTAACAAAATGTATGGTTTACAAATTCCCAAGAATAAGTATTAAagtagagaagaagagagctGCGTTGAGCTTTTGACTTTGGACACCATaccatcaaaacaaacaaattcatCAAATGAAACCGCAAGTTTGAGTTGACTCTCCTTTTAATACAAGGTTTGGCGACGACTTTGAGACGTACAACTTAAATTAAAGACTTgaattggtttttggttttgcattattattttctttattcttgtTGTTTTTGAGTGTGATATTTCCACGTCCAACCACCCTTCTGGATCAGAGTCAGATATTATATTTTGACtttgaattaataaatttattaattagacATTTAAATTCGattattaattcaaaaccaaaataaacccttgtgaattaattattaattcccaattacaaattacaatgaatgaacgaaagaaagaaagaaaaaatctatttaaaaTTCCATGATATTTTAAGATGAGTTTTACTCCACTGGTTAACCCCCTGATTAGACCGATTCACCACATACCTTAACTTCCAATTCAAAACAGTAATTAGTGTTCCCTTAATTAGTAATCCacgaaattaagaaaatagttTGGCATACGACTTGTTGACTTGCTTGCTTGACCTCGTGTTTTGcgtattatattttcttaatgaCTTGGTTACTGTCTCATCTCACTCACCCACATAATTTGGCAAGTGTgtgtttataaattataaaaataaaaatattggcaGGTAGTGGTGGCATGGCATGGCGGGGTGATGACGTTGCACTGAGTGAGAAAGGTAAATGCTTATCTGCaacagaagaaaacaaaacacaatcaCAATCGCttcctatttgttttgttttgttttgttgccatatattttggcaaattgaaattggtAGCCAGCCAACCACAAACCCCAACCCAAGTGGCAAGGCTTAATTTGACTATGAGGCTTAACTTCATGCGTGCCATGTCGGCAACATAAATAACCTCACATTAGTCCATTACTAATAATATACTGGGACCCACTTGCATTTGGGGAAAGCTTTGCCTCACTGTTGTTATCTTTTCCATCTAAATGTCATTAGTTGCTGATTTAACCCTAAGAAAAtatgttcttcatttttctttttcctcttgcaATACAACGGGTTTAGTCGAAATATGAATAGAAACTCTTGAGAGTTTTGTTAGAGATAAGTAAGTCACGCATGTAATACACGTTTACGATTGACGGTCAATTCACGCATAATTCTTCTATGTGAAATATAAAGAATCCATCATGTCAAAATAAAACTATATTAAGCCGACATTGAAATGCAAATGATTCTGTGATTGAGAGAATTTGAGAGCGGACAATCATTAAAgcatgaagaaagaaagaaaaaaaagccaaaaagcccaaaatatcATTCAAATTCAGTTGATCAAGTCAAAATCAGTGAGACCCCATTGCTTCAATTTGTGGGTCAAAAGACTTGAAACAGTGCAGGTgtatctagaagcgaataatATTCtcagttattatttttttctacaCTATCTCTCTAgatctagctagctagctagcaatGTGACTGGTGTGAACTGTGGGTATGGAAAGAACACTGCCAAGGAAGTCTTTGTGAGGCATGGCCTCTCAGCCAATGGGATGAGTTATGTGGCACACAGGGGACAGTGGGGCCCAAAACCCAAGGACCAATGGTTGTATtgcatttgcttttgtttgagtCAACAAAAGCAACTTCTAGTTACATATGATATGACCCTACTTCTTTACAGCCTAGTTGCTCACCTAATGTAAACCTCATTATTGGTCCTCGCTTGCAAACAATGTGGCTGCCTACTTGCCTACTTGCCTACTTGCCTACTTATCATTTTCGTTTCATTTACTTctaaacaaatttataaagaATCTTCTACactccaatatatatataagcttcTTTGACCAACTTCCATTTTTTCTCACTAGGGTTTAGCTGGACTTATGCGTTGATTTCCTgccttgttttatttaatctcTCTCTTCCGGTTTTGATGCTAATTAACCTCACTCTTAGTTTGAATTTTAATGCCCTAAGACTAGTTTATAAAAGATAAACTACTAATCAACTAAGTCAGGAATTATGTTTAATCGTGTTCGTTAAGTAACATATAATTCTCgtttataatttt
This window encodes:
- the LOC18788688 gene encoding putative leucine-rich repeat receptor-like serine/threonine-protein kinase At2g14440, whose product is MSLVFFLLSLSLFISSSSSSASPYPYGGLSYHIDCGGPTDSVDPFNTAWLSDRFFTGGATSVVSEPLQFRHPQEKTLRYFPLSAGKKNCYIIPNLPSGRYYIRTFTVYDNYDGKSHSPSFDVSVEGTLVFSWRSPWPEDLARTGAYSDLFAFVSDSQADVCFYSIATDPPVIGSLQLIRVDPASYDAVSIGQNYILVNYGRFTCGSDQFGPGFSNDTDLFGRSWQNDKDVRSTDDDSTVRSLSTRNTIANTDHSPNYFPMKLYQTATLVDGKGLVYELQVDAKLDYLLWFHFAEIDSSVTKSGQRVFDILINGKNVNRIDIFKEVGNFAAYSWRYTVKNLSSTVLSVKLQSVAGAALISGLENYALVPADVATVPEQVVAMRALKDSLRIPDRMGWNGDPCAPTNWDAWEGVTCHLNKNETALVISRIDLGSQGLKGFISDQISLLSNLASLNLSSNSLGGTLPSGLGQKSLNKLDLSDNQFSGSIPQSLATSNLQLVLMNNNLLEGQVPEELYSIGVHGGSIDLYGNKGLCGVPSLPDCPLFWENGGLSKKGKIAIAVSCVFGFCLLLLVLYIICIRRRRNDYDFGLPQDLMSLAAKRNRYQRQKSLMLLEMESQHAKALTPFTPR